In the Colletotrichum lupini chromosome 1, complete sequence genome, one interval contains:
- a CDS encoding histone chaperone domain CHZ: protein MAAENENVAAGLAEETKGKGKAVAAEEPVEKSDAMDEDEDSSDEEEAPEAAEAVEEEDGMEEIDLNNIVEGGRRTRGRVIDFAKAAEENPAEEDDDEDDDDFAADESKMDED, encoded by the exons ATGGCTGCCGAGAACGAGAACGTCGCTGCTGGCCTCGCCGAGGAGACCAAGGGCAAGGGCAAGGCTGTCGCCGCCGAGGAGCCCGTCGAGAAGAGCGACGCCatggacgaggacgaggactCCAGTGATGAGGAGGAGGCCCCCGAGGCCGCTGAGGCTG tcgaggaggaggacggcATGGAGGAGATTGACCTGAACAACATTGTCGAGGGTGGACGCCGCACTCGTGGCCGTGTCATCGATTTCGCCAAGGCTGCCGAGGAGAACCCCGCCGAGGAGGATGatgacgaggacgacgatgacTTCGCGGCCGATGAGTCCAAGATGGATGAGGACTAA
- a CDS encoding SNARE domain-containing protein has translation MAQRFGASSLHQRDSRSALFEGYTGGGSDNGRRPVSASPSRLGGGYGYGYAGGSASPAPPMGGSHLGVDANRGFRPATPNKRGQYSDAVLNELESQNDEQVAGIMGKVKILKSMTVAIGDEIRDSSALAEKMNDSFDSTRLRIRGTMNRMLVMAEKTGVGWKSVACIDDYDYDIDETKAKGDTRGLSVMSGRRAWLWIASYKFGTIQARRGERPSATWALPRLST, from the exons ATGGCTCAAAG ATTCGGCGCTTCCTCGCTGCATCAGCGCGACTCCCGCAGCGCCCTCTTCGAAGGCTAcaccggcggcggcagcgacaACGGCCGACGACCTGTCAGCGCCTCGCCATCTAGACTAGGCGGTGGATACGGATACGGGTACGCGGGCGGCAGCGCATCACCTGCGCCGCCCATGGGCGGTAGCCACCTCGGTGTTGACGCGAACCGAGGGTTCCGGCCTGCGACGCCGAATAAACG CGGCCAGTACAGCGACGCCGTGCTCAACGAGCTCGAGAGCCAGAACGATGAACAGGTCGCGGGTATCATGGGCAAAGTCAAGATCTTGAAGAGC ATGACGGTTGCCATTGGCGACGAGATCCGCGACTCCTCGGCCCTGGCAGAGAAGATGAACGACAGCTTCGACTCGACGCGCTTGCGCATCCGCGGGACCATGAACCGCATGCTTGTCATGGCGGAGAAGACGGGCGTCGGCTGGAAG AGCGTAGCCTGCATCGACGACTACGACTACGACATCGACGAGACCAAGGCGAAAGGCGATACGCGCGGTTTATCCGTCATGTCGGGGAGACGAGCGTGGCTATGGATTGCCTCCTACAAGTTTGGGACTATTCAAGCTCGGAGGGGTGAACGGCCGTCTGCTACGTGGGCTTTACCGAGGCTGTCGACATGA